Proteins co-encoded in one Astyanax mexicanus isolate ESR-SI-001 chromosome 1, AstMex3_surface, whole genome shotgun sequence genomic window:
- the sec63 gene encoding translocation protein SEC63 homolog — MAGQQFQYDDSGNTFFYFLTSFVGLIVIPATYYLWPRDQNAEQLRLKALRRVHGRCLWYRLRLMKSQQSVVPTLKKAALLFGWAVFLFLAYKVSKLDREYQEYNPYEVLNLDAGASVSEIKKQYRVLSLKYHPDKGGDEAMFMKIAKAYSALTNEESRKNWETYGNPDGPRVTSFGIALPAWIVDQKNSMLVLLVYGLAFMVILPVVVGTWWYRSIRYSGDQILINTTQLFMHFMYKTPTMNMKRLVMVLTAAFEFDPRSNKEAIIRPTDNIEVPQLIRELGNINVKKKEPPFCYPYSLKARVLVLTHLARMEVSENIEEDQRFVVKKCPALLQEMINVGCQLTMMATSRGGFRAPRLTSIENCMKLTQMTVQGLQEAKSPLLQLPHFEEEHLRYCISKKYKVRSLQDLVSLKDSDRRSMLRFLGDEKYDEVKAVLGSLPHITMETKLQVLDDEDSNNITAGSIVTVTVILTRKRMADVFEKDQDPQAPAEEASTEEAQGDAAKNKTKVWQNKSKGAKKAAKSKKKKLTKKRPVPQQQTAKGDKTKQANGNVAGNEVAVVAKEEEEDLSDKGSESDEAEGNKDSPSERDEESDKQSETEVDEITGDDEEEWEALQQSIQRRERALLETKSKITHPVYSLYFPEEKQEWWWLYIADRKDQTLVSMPYHVCTLKDTEEVELKFPAPSKAGNYQYSVILRSDSYMGLDQIKPLKLEVHEAKAIMDNHPQWDIPETEEEEEDQEDSDGIEESEEDDEDND, encoded by the exons AAAAGCAGCCCTCTTGTTTGGTTGGGCAGTATTTCTTTTCCTGGCCTATAAGGTGTCTAAATTAGATCGAGAGTACCAGGAGTATAACCCCTATGAGGTCCTAAATCTGGATGCG gGGGCATCTGTGTCTGAGATTAAGAAGCAATACAGAGTGCTGTCGCTAAAATACCACCCTGACAAAGGAGGAGATGAGGCCATGTTCATGAAGATAGCTAAAGCTTACTCAGC TTTAACTAATGAGGAATCACGGAAAAACTGGGAAACCTATGGGAACCCTGATGGCCCTAGAg TCACAAGTTTTGGAATTGCTCTACCTGCATGGATCGTTGACCAGAAAAACTCTATGCTG GTGCTACTGGTGTATGGTTTGGCTTTTATGGTCATTCTTCCAGTGGTTGTG GGCACATGGTGGTACCGTTCTATTCGTTATAGTGGTGATCAGATCCTCATTAATACAACACAGCTCTTCATGCACTTTATGTACAAAACACCCACCATGAACATGAAGC GGTTGGTGATGGTGCTGACAGCAGCATTTGAATTCGACCCACGTAGCAACAAAGAGGCTATTATAAGACCAACTGACAACATTGAAGTTCCACAG CTCATTCGGGAGCTGGGAAACATCAATGTGAAGAAGAAGGAGCCTCCATTCTGTTACCCCTACAGCCTGAAGGCTCGTGTCCTTGTGCTCACACACCTCGCTCGGATGGAGGTGTCTGAGAACATTGAAGAAG ACCAGAGGTTTGTGGTGAAGAAGTGTCCTGCATTGCTCCAGGAGATGATCAATGTTGGCTGCCAGCTCACAATGATGGCCACCAGTAGAGGAG GTTTCCGGGCTCCTAGACTGACCTCTATAGAGAACTGCATGAAACTGACTCAGATGACAGTTCAAGGGCTGCAGGAGGCCAAGTCTCCTCTACTTCAGCTGCCCCACTTTGAAGAGGAGCACCTCAGATACTGCATCTCCAAAAAG tataagGTACGAAGTCTTCAGGACCTGGTTAGTCTGAAGGACTCGGACAGGAGAAGCATGCTGAGGTTTCTGGGAGATGAGAAGTATGATGAGGTCAAGGCTGTCCTTGGAAGCCTCCCTCACATTACTATGGAGACTAAACTTCAAG TGCTGGATGATGAAGACAGTAATAACATAACAGCAGGGTCCATTGTCACAGTTACGGTCATCTTGACACGGAAGAGGATGGCT GATGTCTTTGAGAAGGATCAGGATCCTCAGGCACCTGCAGAAGAGGCCAGCACAGAGGAGGCG CAAGGTGATGctgccaaaaacaaaacaaaagtttgGCAGAATAAGAGTAAAGGAGCTAAGAAAGCAGCCAAgtctaaaaagaaaaaactgaCTAAGAAGAGGCCGGTCCCCCAGCAACAGACAGCCAAGGGCGACAAGACCAAACAAGCCAATGGCAATGTGGCAGGAAAT GAAGTGGCTGTTGTAgcaaaagaggaagaggaggatctCTCTGACAAAGGCAGCGAATCAGATGAAGCAGAAGGAAACAAGGACTCTCCCAGTGAGAGAGATGAGGAGAGTGACAAACAGAGTGAGACTGAGGTGGATGAGATCACAGGGGATGATGAAGAG GAGTGGGAAGCACTGCAGCAGAGCATCCAGCGGCGTGAGCGAGCACTACTGGAGACAAAGTCCAAGATCACACATCCAGTCTACAGCCTGTACTTCCCTGAGGAGAAGCAGGAGTGGTGGTGGCTCTACATTGCTGACCGCAAGGACCAGACACTGGTGTCCATGCCCTACCATGTGTGCACACTTAAAGACACAGAGGAG GTTGAACTGAAATTCCCTGCTCCATCGAAAGCAGGAAACTATCAGTATTCAGTGATCCTCAGATCAGATTCTTACATGGGATTAGATCAGATCAAGCCACTGAAG TTGGAGGTGCATGAAGCAAAGGCCATTATGGATAACCACCCGCAGTGGGACATCCCAGagactgaggaagaggaggaggatcagGAAGACAGTGATGGCATTGAGGAATCTGAGGAAGATGATGAAGACAATGACTAA